A window of Ignavibacteriales bacterium genomic DNA:
GCCCACGAACGCTGTTTGTGAGTGGCTGCCATTTTCAGAATCCCGACGATTTGAGTCGGGACTAAGCGTCGAAGAAGATAGGCGGTAGTTGACCCCGTAGCTCAGTTGGATAGAGCAACAGCCTTCTAAGCTGTAGGTCGCGCGTTTGAGTCGCGCCGGGGTCGCAAGGAATTGTCGATTGCCGATTTTCGATTGTCGATTGAGAAACGGCACGGTTTGTATGAGCACTGTCGAATGCCGATTGTCGATTGTGGTTTCGTCGCGGTCGGCATGACTATTGATAGGCAGTGGCCATCGCGCTGCTTGCTGTGTTTCTCTGTGGACACTCGAGCGCCGGACTGCACACGGGCTCCAGGAGCTCCATCGGCGCCCCCCAGAAGCATGAAGTGTTGGCAAGCCGCGTCGTCCGACCGGGAGTCACATACTACTACCTTGCTCCCGCAAGCGGTCCCTGGAGAATCTATGTTCTCGAGATCGACCTCAAACACGCCGAGCTTGAAATTACAGCGTCGAGGGCATTCGACCGGCTTTTTGGCCGAGAAAAAACCACGTCGATCGCGCGTCGGCACGAAACGCCGGACCGGACAGTGGTTGCTGCGCTGAATGCTGATTTCTTCAGTCTGACAACCGGCGAGAACGAGAACAACTGTGTCATCGAGAAAGAGTTCGTCAAAGGGACGAAGATGACCGGGTCTCCGAACGATATCTTCGACAACATCCATTCTCAGTTCGCTCTTACCGTCGACCGCAAGCCACTGCTTGAGAGGTTCCAATTTTCCGGCAAAGCATTCATCGGGCAGAAAGCTGCCATCGATTTGTTCGGTGTCAATGACGCGCCGAAATCAAACACGGTTGTGCTCTTCAACCGCTATTTTGGACCCTCGACGCCAACCGACACCGTGAAAATGGCTATCAACGAGGTAAGCCTGCACGCCTTCAAGAGAAGGATGGATACTGTCTATGCGTTCGTGACAGGAAAGTCGACCTCAGGAAGTTCTGCTCTCGGGACTGAGACGCTCGTGCTTTCCGGATATAACCTCTCTCCCCAACATGGGATGACAACCGCAAGCGTCGGTGATACAGTGAAACTCTGGCTGGGCACCAACCTGAACACCGGTATTCCGGGAACGCTTGTCGGCGGCTGGCCGAGAATCGTCCTCAACGGGAAAAACATCGGGGGGATGACCGATTCCATCGAAGGTACTTTTCCTTCCTTCTCATCCCAAAGAAACCCGCGAAGCGGCGTTGGCTTTTCAAGGGACAGCACAACCGTCTATTTCTTTGCCGTGGACGGCCGACAAACAACAAGCGTAGGCATGACGCTGTACGAATTTGCCGATATCATGATTGCGCAGGGGGTTTATCAGGGCTTGAATCTTGATGGCGGAGGATCGACGACCTTCGTCCTTGAAGGGGCGATAATGAACGTCCCCTCCGATGCGACCGGCGAACGCCCTGTTGGCAACTGTCTTCTTCTTACCGCGCCAGGACAGGTGACCTCAGCTATCAGGAACCAGGACTTGCCGGCAGCGTTTTCGCTCTCGCAGAACTTCCCAAACCCGTTCAATCCCGCCACAGCTATCAGCTATCAGCTATTAGCTATTAGCTCTGTAACGCTTGAAGTGTATGACGTTTTGGGGAGAGAAGTCATTACCCTGGTCGATGGGGTTCAGGCACCTGGAAGCCACTCGGTGAGGTGGGATGGCCGAGACGGCAGGGGTGAGGCGGTTTCGACGGGAGTTTATCTTTACCAGCTCCGTGCCGGAGGTTCGGCGATGACCAAGAAGATGGTCTTGTTGCAATAGGTGCTTGATCTTCGTTCCGGCCGGTACGATGTTGGAACAAATGCAGGCAACCTGCCAAATAGTTGTTCTTCGGTTTGAGAGTAGGGATGGGGTATGAAAAAAGACATCGACAATTCAGAGAACTTCTACGCTTCACTCCCGCCGGTCGAACACTTCGATGAACTCACCGATTCCAGGAACTATCGGCCGTTACCGGACAACTGGTGCCTTGCCATAGCGGACGTCGTGAATTCTACCGGTGCCATCGCTGCCGGCGAATACAAGGCGGTGAACACAGTCGGCGTCTCTGTCATCGCAGCCATCACGAACGCTCTGAAACCTCTCGACCTCCCCTATGTGTTCGGAGGGGACGGTGCACTCGTTTGCCTGCCGCTCTCAGCCTCCGGGACAGCCGCGAAAGCCCTCGCAGCGACGGCGGCAATGGCCCTACAGAGTTTCGCACTCGAGCTTCGCGCCGCTCTTGTCCCAGCCTCGTTTCTACGCGAGCATGGTCAGCAGCTCCTCGTTGCCCGTCAACGGGTTTCGGCGCATTATGACCAGTGCGCATTCTTTGGGGGCGGTGCCCACTATGCTGAAGAACTACTGAAACTCGGGGAACTTCCTGATGAGTACGTCGTCAGTCCCGACGCAAATGCTGAGGCGGATTTCTCCGGTCTTGAGTGCCGCTGGAACGAGATCAAGAGTCCTGAAGAGGAAACTATAGCTGTCATCGTGCGGGCGAATGCCCCACTCGAACAAACCCTGCGTGTCTACAAGCGAGCGCTCATGAAAATCACCGAAATCTATGGAGATGCCAACGCCTGCAGACCCATCACGAAAGACCGCCTGAATGTTTCGCTTTCGGCTTTCATACTCAGACACGAAGCGCGTGTCAGGACGTGGAACCTGGACGTCACGCAAAAATTCCGTTACGGGATTCGTCAGCGACTACAGGTTGTTTTTGGATGGTTGTTCTTCTTGGCAGGCGTACGAACCGGCCGGACGCAGTGGATCAGGTACAAAGAGGATCTGGTCTGGAACACAGATTTCAGAAAATTCGATGGATATCTTCGTCTGGTTCTTGCAGGGAACAGTGCGAAACGGAAAGCGTTGGAGGAGTATCTCGATGGGCTCAGGCGGGCCGGCGAAGTGTCGTACGGTATCCACGTGTCGACGTCGGCCATCATGACATGTCTTGTGAGACAACGGCAGTATTCACACGTTCATTTCGTGGATGCCTCGGGGGGCGGATACGCGACCGCAGCCAAATGGATGAAAGAGAACGGATGAAGCTTCAGAGTTCGTGAACATGCCCAGGTTTCAATTGACTCCCTGGCCCTGATTGACTGGTGACCTATGCAGCGAAATTGGTCGCAGGCAGTTTCGCTGTCGAGAATTGAAAAACGAAGCCATCTTCCTCGACCTCCATTTCCTGATCAAGGGAGAAATACCGGCAGTCGTTGTAGTGGCACTCAGCGTCGTCCGTCCAAACATGCCGGCAATCAGGACACCGGTCAATTTCATTTCCAAAGACCAGCGTATGCGGTTTGAGTGTGTTATTGTTCATGATTCCTTCCTCCAGAATGAGCACTCTGGCTTGGCGGTGCTTCCGATGTAGACACTCCCTGTTTCTATTGACCCACAACCGCGAACGCGAGCTTTGCCGTCAAATTGGAAATCTGAAGCCGGCAAAGCCTTGGCTTCGTCGTCTTGAGATGTGCGATGGCAATCGTTTTGTTCGATCTGACCGTATCGGAGAAGATCGTGGCATTTGACACATCACTGACAGAAATAATCGCCTGCCCGGACGAATAGCTGGTGGATGAAAGAGTGACAACCAGTGAATCTGAAAGAAAGCTAAGATTACTATTACTGTTGTCGGAATACCCTCTGGCATCGATACTGAAAGTGAAGCTATTCGTAGTATTCGTGATCACTGGTGAATGGAGGATATCAATCGCGATCGATGAACCCGATTGGTCCGTACACGAGCTCAGGCATAGAATCAAAACGAAAGCTAAAGAGAAGTAACCTTTCATCGTCCGCTCCCTCTGTTGCACCGCTGGTGATTCCAGCTCACATCTGACGTAACCGCCAACGAAACCGTGTACAGATCCCCTCCGCAGACCGTTGATGTCCACGCGAGCGAAAGGGACCAGCAAGATCCCGCTTCACCGGATGAAGCAATACCACATGGCGGTTGTCATGACCCCCTCAACAACTCCCTGGATTGCCTTCTTCACGACCGATAGTGAAGCGACCCTCTTGTCGGACGCATCGTAGATATCCGAGCCGCGCACACTCATCATTTTCCTGTCTTGAAGGTCGAAGAGAGTATCCCCCCGGAGCGTACCAACTCGTTGATTGGCATTGTCAAAGAGACTTTCCCCCATTGACTTTGCAATGAGATGAAAGTTTGAATCGTAAAGTCCTGAACCAGACATTTGATAGTGACTCATTTGAAGTCCTGTATCCTTTCGGTGTATTCAAGCATGATATACCCGCCAAAGCCGACAAGGTTGTGAGGATTGCCTTGATCTGCGTGCTGAAGAGCAAATCAATGATTCTGTTGTTTTTCCCCGTTGTCACGGTCGGGACGTTCCTTTTTCCCGGAATACTTGGGATCGCGGCTGTCGCGAATCACCGGTTGATCCTTTTTCCCCTTGTATGCTTTGTATTCTGCTCTATGACTCTCATTGTATCGATAAGGCTTGTCTTCGTTGATTACCACTTTATATGAGCGGTATGGATCATAGGTTGCGTAGCCGGGCGGCAGCGACGCGCCATATCTCCAATAAGACCCGTCCCAATAGATATACTGTCGTTCGGCAACAGAGTAGTAGCAGTCTATATCCGGAAAGTAATAGTAATCCGCGCGATCGTACCCTGTCGGTCCCCAAAGAGGCTGGTCGATGATGTTGACGCTGACAGTTCCATACATGAGTCCCATGCCAGCACAACCCAGGGTGGAGATCGCAATTCCCGCAAATATCGCAGCACAAAGCAAAAAGAAACCGAGCTTAGATTTGTTCATACCAGAATGTCCTTTCATGACGCCTGACGAACTCATGTCCAACTGTGGTGCTTTCTTTTCCAGCCGGGATCTGTAGAGACAACCGGAGGGAAAAGAGAGGGCTGGGTCATCGTCTGTCTTGAACTGTACCCTCTATGAGTTACCAAAGAGATTAGTGAAACGTAATAGCACAAAGGGATGGAAAGGGGATTAATCCCGAACGCGGGCATGATCGCAGGCCTTCATCAGTTTAGGCCCCGGAGTGCTGCGGAACGCTGGTCACTGTTCCTTAAAAGGGGACGGACCGTCGAATTCCCGGCAGGAACGGAAGGAATCTGACGGATGAAGGGAGCCTAACGCGTTGAACGAAGAAGAGAAATCTGGGGAGTTCGGATGGGCAGCCCGAAACTCAGGCTTTTGTATGGTGTTTGAACTTGGGGCCTTTGAAATAGTAGTGGAGAAATATCCCCAGATAAGCAACGCCGAAGAGGTAGCCGCCGATAACATCTGTGGCCCAATGAGCGCCAAGATAAATCCGGGAGATTGAGACACTGAGGACTAAGAAGGCGGAAAAGAGGCCAACGCAAATTCTCCAAAACGAAGTAATGGTCTTGTCGACGATCATTACCGCTATGAGAAAACCAAACAGCACGACATAATGAACAACATGTCCACTGGGGAAACCGCTCTCGGTAAAAGGCGCAAGCACCCTGGCAACTTCCAATGATGGCCGCGGGCGATCGATCACTATCTTCACCAACACATTGCATAGATCCGGGATGATGACAGAGAGAGTGAACGCAGCCTCTCGCTTCCGATTGGTGAGAAAGAAGAGCAATGCAGGTACAAAGATCGAAAGAAATACACCGGCAGCATCGCCAAAAATGCTGATGAATCTCATCAAGAGCGTCGGATCCCAGCTCCTTCGTTTCTGTATCGCCCGTGTAATCTCGAGATCGAATGATGAAGCCGGATTCAGTACAACAAAAACCGTCAGCCCAATGATACTGATCACGATGAAGGCATACAGAGCCAGCAAACGCTTATTCAACAGAGTTCCCCTTCTTGTTGGGAACTAACACATTGATCGCCCCTGGAATGACAGTAATATGAAAAGAACTCTGGTTCAACATCTCGCCATCGCATTGGACTGTCTGTTTTGGGCTTGAGGAAACCCTGATATCTCTCCCTTGCCAGTGCGCTACCAACTCCACATTGTGCGGACGTTCCCGCTTGAGCAGCGTTACTGCCATCAGCTTCAACAGACCTAGATTTGCTTTGCGGACAACAACGACATCCAGAAATCCATCACTGACATCAATATGCTTGTCGTACGATATCCTGCTGAATCCAAGATTTCCCGTGTTCGATATCAAGCATGTGAAGCCCTTCACTTTGTGTTCTTGTCCGTCGATTACCAGGTGATAGATGGCTCTCTTGGACTTTCTAAAAGCCGCTGCTGCTGACAGAAAATAGGAGAAGATGCCCATCCTGTTCTTGCTCTCACGGTTCGCCCCCTTGACCAGGTCCGCCCCAAATCCAAAGCTCATTGCTGTGATAAAATAGCGCGTATCGAACTGTCCAACATCAATAGCTCTCATTGTCTGCGGAACCTGACTGATGAGGGCGCAGGCTTCTCTAAGATCAGCGGGTATGCCAAGTTCCGTGGCCATGACATTGGCAGACCCGCCGGGCAGAATAATCAACGGAATTTCTGATCCAATGAGGCCGCTAACCGCTTCCATCAGCGTGCCGTCACCGCCGTACACGGCGAGGGCATCCATTCGTTCGCTGATGGCAGCCTTCGCAAACCGGATCGCATCCCCCGCTTCGTGGGTAATTGATGCATGCCACTTGATACCAGCCTCTTTCATGGACGCATTGATGGTAGGCAACATGGACTCGTCTTTTCCGGCGGCTGGATTGATGATGACGCGGATGTTTCTTATTGTTTTTTCCATCGCGATTCTCGTTTCTGCCAGTATCGTTCAAAGGCTTTGATCTGCCTTCGGATATACCAGCGTCTTGGATCGGCTATCTTTCGGGCGGTGGTCAACAGGTCGGTCGCCTGTTCGACGGTATGCCCCATGCTGATAAGGATGGCGGCTGCCATTGCAACGCTTCGCCGTTTCCCCTCCATGCAGAATACCAGCACCTTGCCCTTGTCCTGGATGATTGGCAATGCGGCCTCGACTCCCACGAGCAGTTTTTTGACCGTGATGGGAGTAAGAAACGTATCATAGGTTTTGACCCACAAAGTCTTGAAGGGGGGACGTGTATAAATCTCGTCAGGCGGCAGTTGACCAATCATGGAGATGATCAGGTTGAAACTGAGCACCTTCAATTCGTCGGCATGTTCCTTCCCGACTCTGGAACCCACGTAGAGATAGTCGGTAATCCTCGATATGTCTATCATCTTGTTTGAATGTTATTTTACTGCCGCTACAGGGGACGTTTTTTCTTCGGATTGTCACTGTAATTGCTCTTTCTCAAAGCTGGAACAGTCCCCTCTGTGCGGTTGCTTGTGTGAGTGGGAGAGGGGATGGAAGGGGTGTGTGCCTTACTTTTTGCAGCTTGCCGGTCAAGAGCACACACCCCTCTCTCGCCCCACGAGCCAACGCTCGAGAGGGGACGCTAAACTCGTTGGATAGTAATTGCCAATGATCGTTCTCAAAGTGTGGGCAACCCCGCTGTAGCACTTATTTCGAATACCTCCTCGCGCCCCTTCAAGTATAGAATGCAACCGCGAGAGCGCAAAGAACCGCAAAGAAAACATCTCGATAGAAATCATTTCAAAAACTCTCTTGTCGTCTCTTTGCGGTCTTGCCTGCCCCGAAGCTCTTTTTCGGGGGCGGTTAGATACAACCGCGACGGGCGCAAAGCAAAATGGGGAGAACCGGTTGGATTAATTCCCCGAATGTTGTCCGTGAAGATGGATGCGTTACATGAACAAGGTAACGAGATCGATGACCAAATGACAACGAACAGCGGGGGAGATCCTCTCTATTAAGGATTAACCCTCTTTTCGTCCTTTCGGGCGATTACGATTCAAAGCAATCATCGGTATGTTCTAATACATTGTGCTGTGTGTTTTGTCCATAGTTGTGTTGTTGCCTTTGCTCCTCCGTGATCAGACAGAATGACAAATGATCGCGAAGACCTTTATTTTGAAGCCAGCAAGACATAGAACGGATCCGCCGCACGATCGTGATACATAGGAATGTATGAACCTGGAACGTGGCAGCAGAAAGCATCTGTGTACCGGTAGGTTACGAAACCTTCGCGGGCCGCCCCGTCTGATCCGTGTGGAATGGATCGCAGGGGCTATTCTCTTCCTGTTCTTTAGCCGTGCGCCGGGCGCTTTGGCTCAGGTGGACACCATGCACGCCTTCTACCCGCTCGGGAAGGGAAACGCCTGGGTATACCGTGACTTTTCGTACTTCGCGAGCGAAGCAGCAGACACTATATCCGCTTCGATCCTCGGTGATACAACGTTCCAGGGAAGATCGTATGCGGTCACGCACAGGCTTTCGCACCGCTATCAGAGTTCGGCACTGACCTTCGAACGAATTGACTCAAGCGGTGATGTCTATAGGTTCGATACCTACTATGGGACTCCGCAGCTCTGGTATCGATTGAGTGATATTTCGCGAACAGTCTGGCAGCGTGGAACCATGAACGTGCGATTCGATTCATCAACATACCGGATGGTGCTTGGCAGGCGAGCCCATGTCCTCTTTGTCAATTTCTACAGTCCAGTAGACAGTGCATTTGCGCATTCAACGATTCAGGAACAACTGGCCGAGG
This region includes:
- a CDS encoding diacylglycerol kinase family lipid kinase, which translates into the protein MEKTIRNIRVIINPAAGKDESMLPTINASMKEAGIKWHASITHEAGDAIRFAKAAISERMDALAVYGGDGTLMEAVSGLIGSEIPLIILPGGSANVMATELGIPADLREACALISQVPQTMRAIDVGQFDTRYFITAMSFGFGADLVKGANRESKNRMGIFSYFLSAAAAFRKSKRAIYHLVIDGQEHKVKGFTCLISNTGNLGFSRISYDKHIDVSDGFLDVVVVRKANLGLLKLMAVTLLKRERPHNVELVAHWQGRDIRVSSSPKQTVQCDGEMLNQSSFHITVIPGAINVLVPNKKGNSVE
- a CDS encoding DUF3095 domain-containing protein; protein product: MKKDIDNSENFYASLPPVEHFDELTDSRNYRPLPDNWCLAIADVVNSTGAIAAGEYKAVNTVGVSVIAAITNALKPLDLPYVFGGDGALVCLPLSASGTAAKALAATAAMALQSFALELRAALVPASFLREHGQQLLVARQRVSAHYDQCAFFGGGAHYAEELLKLGELPDEYVVSPDANAEADFSGLECRWNEIKSPEEETIAVIVRANAPLEQTLRVYKRALMKITEIYGDANACRPITKDRLNVSLSAFILRHEARVRTWNLDVTQKFRYGIRQRLQVVFGWLFFLAGVRTGRTQWIRYKEDLVWNTDFRKFDGYLRLVLAGNSAKRKALEEYLDGLRRAGEVSYGIHVSTSAIMTCLVRQRQYSHVHFVDASGGGYATAAKWMKENG
- a CDS encoding dual specificity protein phosphatase, giving the protein MIDISRITDYLYVGSRVGKEHADELKVLSFNLIISMIGQLPPDEIYTRPPFKTLWVKTYDTFLTPITVKKLLVGVEAALPIIQDKGKVLVFCMEGKRRSVAMAAAILISMGHTVEQATDLLTTARKIADPRRWYIRRQIKAFERYWQKRESRWKKQ
- a CDS encoding phosphatase PAP2 family protein; translated protein: MNKRLLALYAFIVISIIGLTVFVVLNPASSFDLEITRAIQKRRSWDPTLLMRFISIFGDAAGVFLSIFVPALLFFLTNRKREAAFTLSVIIPDLCNVLVKIVIDRPRPSLEVARVLAPFTESGFPSGHVVHYVVLFGFLIAVMIVDKTITSFWRICVGLFSAFLVLSVSISRIYLGAHWATDVIGGYLFGVAYLGIFLHYYFKGPKFKHHTKA
- a CDS encoding phosphodiester glycosidase family protein; this encodes MAIALLAVFLCGHSSAGLHTGSRSSIGAPQKHEVLASRVVRPGVTYYYLAPASGPWRIYVLEIDLKHAELEITASRAFDRLFGREKTTSIARRHETPDRTVVAALNADFFSLTTGENENNCVIEKEFVKGTKMTGSPNDIFDNIHSQFALTVDRKPLLERFQFSGKAFIGQKAAIDLFGVNDAPKSNTVVLFNRYFGPSTPTDTVKMAINEVSLHAFKRRMDTVYAFVTGKSTSGSSALGTETLVLSGYNLSPQHGMTTASVGDTVKLWLGTNLNTGIPGTLVGGWPRIVLNGKNIGGMTDSIEGTFPSFSSQRNPRSGVGFSRDSTTVYFFAVDGRQTTSVGMTLYEFADIMIAQGVYQGLNLDGGGSTTFVLEGAIMNVPSDATGERPVGNCLLLTAPGQVTSAIRNQDLPAAFSLSQNFPNPFNPATAISYQLLAISSVTLEVYDVLGREVITLVDGVQAPGSHSVRWDGRDGRGEAVSTGVYLYQLRAGGSAMTKKMVLLQ